One part of the Saprospiraceae bacterium genome encodes these proteins:
- a CDS encoding response regulator: MITLIPKILIVEDEMIIGAKISMYITNMGYEVIGLLAKGEEALVHIRSNRPDIILLDIRLKGEMDGIETAQEMQLEYDIPVIYITANSDDVHFNRAKSTRPQAFISKPVKRLDLHRAIELTLARLEHEQKEILHYEEIPLPATEAQKWLAVLETTIRDHIASQQLTVDFLAEALHMSRAQLFRKVQSVAGMTPLQYIQEIRYDHARTLLEQRKINNVKTVAAAIGIQKVQYFSEQFKLRFGKLPSEYLE; encoded by the coding sequence TTGATTACTTTAATCCCAAAAATATTAATCGTAGAGGACGAGATGATCATCGGGGCGAAAATCTCTATGTATATCACCAATATGGGTTATGAAGTGATCGGATTATTGGCCAAAGGTGAAGAGGCTCTGGTGCATATAAGATCTAATCGTCCTGACATTATTTTGTTAGATATCCGTCTTAAAGGTGAGATGGATGGTATTGAAACCGCTCAAGAGATGCAGCTAGAGTATGATATCCCTGTAATTTATATCACAGCAAATAGCGATGATGTTCATTTTAATAGAGCAAAATCTACGAGACCTCAGGCATTTATCTCCAAACCAGTGAAACGACTAGACTTACATCGCGCCATTGAACTTACACTAGCCAGGCTAGAACATGAGCAAAAAGAAATTTTGCATTACGAAGAAATTCCTTTGCCAGCTACTGAAGCTCAAAAATGGTTAGCAGTTCTGGAAACTACTATCCGTGATCATATCGCTTCTCAGCAGCTTACAGTAGATTTTTTGGCTGAAGCCTTGCACATGAGTCGCGCTCAATTATTCCGTAAGGTGCAATCTGTCGCAGGTATGACTCCATTACAGTATATTCAGGAGATTCGCTATGATCATGCTCGCACTTTACTGGAGCAGAGAAAGATTAACAATGTAAAAACTGTGGCAGCAGCTATAGGCATTCAAAAAGTCCAGTATTTTTCAGAACAGTTTAAGCTAAGATTTGGCAAGTTGCCATCGGAATATTTAGAGTGA
- a CDS encoding methylglyoxal synthase has product MNEKNKSIALIAHDGKKLDMASFIFKHYTLLKGMTLFATHTTGTYIEREGIPVKKLLSGPQGGDAQIAAMVAEEKLDAVIFFRDPLNAHPHEPDVQMLMRVCDVHNVPLATNPATAAMIIDTLAQI; this is encoded by the coding sequence ATGAATGAGAAGAATAAGAGTATAGCCCTGATAGCCCATGACGGCAAAAAACTGGATATGGCTTCGTTTATATTTAAACACTATACCTTGCTCAAGGGTATGACTCTTTTTGCTACGCATACTACGGGTACCTACATTGAGCGGGAAGGCATTCCTGTCAAAAAACTACTTTCAGGGCCTCAGGGAGGTGATGCACAAATCGCTGCTATGGTCGCTGAAGAAAAATTGGATGCAGTGATTTTTTTTAGAGATCCCCTCAACGCCCATCCACACGAACCTGATGTACAGATGCTCATGAGAGTCTGTGATGTTCATAATGTCCCACTGGCCACCAATCCTGCCACTGCTGCCATGATCATCGATACCCTGGCTCAGATTTAA
- a CDS encoding response regulator has protein sequence MIIANSKSVPIGFSAVYISICHFTLKGLRLLVSLLRGVLFAWCVLHFDQAAAQSIEQKGLPFITNYRYQDYNADGVNWWVEEDSHGVMYFANSVGILTFDGQHWGLIKPNGNLETRSLVKGLDGKIYVGTNGDLGFMDSDTKGKLQFVSLKDKLPEQHRTFGEVWEAQLIEGKVVFRTIYKIFEWDGTSFKIIESKEPFHVGGSVNGKYYCRIWNRGLCVQQGDSFHVVPNGGRFATERIYALLPYDNNRMLIGTRTQGLFIYDGKDFVPFKTEADPYIFNTSLYGGLVLSNGLIALNTFNDGMVIIDHQGKLIQRIDKSVGLQDNSVDNLFEDSRGNLWMPLFNGIAKIDLQSALTYYNEAQGLPAKTVFTIGFNNAFMYAGTNNGVFVLNKSTNRFEKVNGTSGQIGNFLINGKDLLVAGAEKGLLKLVGDKSYTLIQGTNYDFHIGGITRSKLDSTVLYCNLRSGMAIVRFNPSTSGYAVESFAKGFRSGSIVSETNGGNIWIAGDNPNELKLVIPQRKDGKVTLTESSVELYNFKQGLPVSPVSISEFDGVTYFIAGKDSIFVFDEAKRIFIQDTVSFLKNYIGSNIFNDGTLESSKDNLGRVWANFGTGVFVKIPLAGGGFKIVNTPFKGLTKNYPTWGIFHDRGVQVKQPAWFTGREGIIRYDGNLEETNSGSFKSIIRKILLNEDSTHFVGLEIPTAENILNHSWNTLQFEYAAPFFKQENETMFSTFLEGRDKTWSDWSIQSFREYGNLPSGSYNFRVKAKNIYDVESTESNYAFYILPAWYASWWAYLSYALLAGLVIYSLVRWRTYQLHEKHRELEKIVNSRTLELKLKADENAKLFDETAHLLSETKQRAAELSTVNNIGKALTSQLDSHDLIQMVGDQLKDLFRANIVYLALHDKDSDMLHFPYQYGENLPPLKFGEGLASKIIRSQEPILINKDFEASSELLGVKRLGIAASSYLGVPIPVGDEIIGVLSVQSTEQENRFNENDLRLLSTIASSVGVSLNNATLFDEVKQAKLAAEESGKMAERANEAKSAFLSTVSHELRTPLTSVLGFAKIIKKRLEEKIFPLTDQSDPKTTKTIQQVSENLGVVVSEGQRLTTLINDVLDLAKIEAGKMQWNEDAVSMQEVAETAIAATSSLFDQRSLVLIKDIDDSLPTIVGDKDKLIQVMVNLISNSVKFTPTGTVTCKVLAVQNEILVSIADTGIGIANKDHSVVFEQFKQVGDTLTDKPKGTGLGLPICKEIVEHHGGRIWLESELGKGSTFTFSIPTGKPSTPKPMLLDALLKQLNEEVARSQQYIKGKASNILIVDDDDSIRSLLQQELGDAGYFIHEARNGKEALTRVRDHRPDLIILDIMMPEMNGFDVAAVLKNDPATMDIPIIVLSIVEDKARGFRIGVDRYLNKPIDTNELFNEIGSLLDQGKSKKKVMIVDEDMATVNTLTEVLKAKGYVVMESDGKELVEKALANPPDIMIINSLMSTQKDSLHALRFEKGMENVLFLLYQ, from the coding sequence ATGATTATTGCCAATTCCAAATCAGTTCCAATCGGTTTTTCTGCTGTTTATATTTCTATTTGCCATTTTACATTAAAAGGTTTAAGGCTTTTAGTGAGTTTGCTTCGTGGTGTGTTGTTTGCCTGGTGCGTGCTACACTTTGATCAAGCTGCAGCTCAGTCAATCGAACAAAAGGGGCTTCCGTTTATCACCAATTATCGGTACCAGGATTACAATGCTGATGGAGTGAATTGGTGGGTGGAAGAAGACAGTCATGGTGTAATGTATTTTGCAAATTCTGTTGGCATTCTAACTTTCGATGGTCAACATTGGGGTCTCATTAAACCAAACGGAAATCTGGAAACAAGGAGTCTGGTAAAGGGTCTGGATGGAAAAATCTATGTTGGCACTAATGGAGACCTAGGATTTATGGATAGTGATACGAAAGGCAAATTGCAATTTGTTTCACTTAAAGATAAGCTACCGGAACAGCATCGCACATTTGGTGAAGTTTGGGAAGCGCAGCTTATTGAGGGAAAGGTTGTCTTTCGAACTATTTATAAAATATTTGAGTGGGATGGTACATCATTCAAAATCATCGAGAGTAAGGAACCTTTTCATGTAGGTGGGTCTGTGAATGGTAAATATTATTGCAGAATATGGAATAGAGGCCTTTGTGTACAGCAAGGCGATAGTTTTCACGTAGTGCCTAATGGAGGAAGATTCGCTACTGAACGCATCTATGCCCTCCTCCCTTATGATAATAATCGCATGCTCATTGGCACTCGCACACAAGGTCTCTTTATCTACGATGGCAAGGATTTCGTTCCTTTTAAAACTGAGGCCGATCCTTACATCTTTAATACGAGTTTATATGGTGGCCTGGTCTTAAGTAATGGGCTGATCGCGCTCAATACTTTTAATGATGGCATGGTAATAATTGATCATCAAGGCAAACTTATTCAACGCATAGATAAGTCTGTAGGGCTGCAAGACAATTCCGTGGATAATCTATTTGAAGACAGCCGAGGTAATTTGTGGATGCCACTTTTTAATGGTATTGCCAAAATCGATTTGCAGTCAGCCCTAACCTATTATAATGAAGCACAGGGGTTGCCCGCTAAGACCGTTTTTACGATTGGATTCAACAATGCCTTCATGTATGCAGGTACAAATAATGGGGTATTTGTACTCAATAAGTCAACCAATAGATTTGAGAAAGTAAATGGCACCAGTGGCCAAATTGGTAATTTTTTAATAAATGGTAAGGATCTCTTGGTAGCAGGAGCAGAGAAGGGGTTACTCAAATTAGTGGGCGATAAATCATATACCCTAATTCAAGGCACTAATTATGATTTTCATATCGGAGGGATCACAAGATCCAAGCTGGATTCAACTGTACTCTATTGCAATTTGCGTTCTGGCATGGCCATAGTCCGATTCAACCCGTCCACATCCGGCTATGCTGTAGAATCATTTGCCAAAGGTTTTAGAAGTGGTTCTATTGTATCAGAAACAAATGGTGGAAATATTTGGATAGCAGGCGATAACCCTAATGAACTCAAATTGGTGATTCCGCAAAGAAAGGACGGCAAAGTGACCCTAACTGAGTCTTCTGTTGAATTATACAATTTTAAACAAGGTTTGCCTGTTTCACCCGTGTCCATATCAGAGTTTGATGGAGTCACCTATTTTATTGCTGGTAAGGATTCAATATTTGTTTTTGATGAAGCTAAAAGGATATTTATTCAGGACACGGTCAGTTTTTTAAAAAATTATATTGGTTCTAATATCTTTAATGATGGTACTCTGGAGAGTTCTAAAGATAATCTTGGTAGGGTTTGGGCTAATTTTGGAACAGGGGTTTTCGTCAAGATTCCTTTGGCCGGTGGAGGATTTAAAATTGTAAACACCCCATTTAAAGGCTTGACTAAGAATTATCCCACCTGGGGTATTTTTCATGATAGAGGAGTTCAGGTAAAACAACCTGCCTGGTTTACTGGTAGAGAAGGAATCATCCGATATGATGGAAATCTGGAAGAAACCAACTCAGGATCATTTAAGTCGATTATTCGTAAAATCCTTTTGAATGAAGATTCAACCCATTTTGTTGGCCTGGAAATACCAACTGCTGAAAATATACTAAACCATAGTTGGAATACGCTCCAGTTTGAATATGCTGCCCCATTCTTCAAGCAAGAGAATGAAACAATGTTTTCTACTTTTTTAGAAGGCCGCGATAAAACCTGGAGTGATTGGAGCATACAAAGTTTTCGTGAATATGGCAATCTCCCATCCGGATCATATAATTTTCGGGTGAAGGCAAAAAATATTTATGATGTGGAGAGCACCGAGTCCAATTATGCTTTTTATATTTTGCCTGCTTGGTATGCCTCCTGGTGGGCCTACCTTTCCTATGCATTGCTAGCAGGTTTGGTCATCTATTCGTTGGTCAGGTGGCGGACATATCAGCTTCATGAAAAACACAGGGAACTTGAGAAAATAGTCAATAGCAGAACGCTTGAACTTAAATTGAAAGCTGATGAAAATGCAAAACTATTTGATGAAACTGCCCATTTATTATCTGAAACAAAACAAAGGGCCGCGGAACTAAGTACTGTGAATAATATAGGTAAAGCGCTTACCTCTCAATTAGATTCGCATGATTTAATCCAGATGGTCGGCGATCAGCTTAAGGATTTATTCAGAGCTAATATCGTATACCTTGCTCTTCATGATAAGGATTCAGACATGCTTCATTTTCCTTACCAGTATGGAGAAAATCTTCCTCCATTAAAATTTGGAGAAGGATTGGCTTCGAAAATAATCAGGTCCCAAGAACCCATACTCATTAATAAAGATTTTGAAGCATCATCAGAGCTGCTGGGCGTCAAAAGATTGGGTATAGCCGCCTCATCTTATCTCGGTGTACCCATACCGGTCGGTGATGAAATCATAGGCGTGTTAAGTGTTCAAAGCACGGAACAGGAGAATCGATTTAACGAAAATGATCTGCGACTTTTATCGACTATTGCATCTTCGGTAGGTGTTTCCTTGAATAATGCTACCCTATTCGATGAAGTAAAACAAGCCAAACTTGCTGCGGAAGAATCAGGCAAAATGGCTGAAAGAGCCAATGAAGCCAAGAGTGCATTTTTATCTACAGTGAGTCATGAATTGAGGACTCCACTCACTTCTGTGCTTGGATTCGCCAAAATCATCAAGAAGCGCCTGGAAGAGAAGATATTCCCTTTGACAGACCAGTCAGATCCTAAGACCACTAAAACGATACAACAGGTAAGCGAAAACCTTGGAGTCGTAGTATCAGAAGGGCAGCGTCTGACCACTCTGATCAATGATGTACTCGATCTGGCCAAGATAGAAGCTGGTAAAATGCAATGGAATGAAGACGCTGTATCAATGCAAGAAGTAGCTGAGACAGCGATTGCAGCAACCTCATCACTTTTCGACCAGAGATCATTGGTTTTGATCAAAGATATCGATGATTCGTTGCCAACTATCGTAGGAGACAAAGACAAACTCATCCAGGTAATGGTCAATTTGATTTCGAATTCGGTTAAGTTTACACCCACAGGTACGGTTACATGTAAGGTGCTGGCAGTTCAGAATGAAATTTTAGTGAGCATAGCAGACACAGGCATCGGCATAGCCAATAAAGATCATAGCGTTGTGTTCGAACAATTTAAGCAGGTTGGTGATACACTTACTGACAAACCCAAAGGTACTGGTCTCGGACTTCCAATATGCAAAGAGATTGTAGAACATCATGGAGGTCGTATCTGGCTTGAAAGTGAGTTGGGCAAAGGAAGTACATTTACATTCTCTATTCCGACCGGTAAACCAAGCACGCCTAAACCCATGCTACTCGACGCTTTACTCAAACAATTGAATGAAGAAGTCGCCCGATCTCAGCAATATATTAAAGGAAAAGCATCTAATATCCTCATAGTAGACGATGACGATTCTATCAGATCTTTATTGCAACAAGAGCTTGGTGATGCAGGTTATTTTATCCATGAAGCGAGGAATGGAAAAGAAGCCTTGACAAGAGTGCGGGATCATAGGCCAGACCTTATCATCCTGGATATCATGATGCCGGAGATGAATGGATTTGATGTAGCGGCAGTACTCAAAAATGACCCTGCCACCATGGACATACCAATCATCGTCTTATCTATCGTAGAAGACAAAGCAAGAGGTTTCCGTATAGGGGTAGACCGATATTTAAACAAACCTATTGATACTAATGAGTTATTCAATGAAATAGGTAGCTTGTTGGATCAGGGTAAATCAAAAAAGAAAGTCATGATCGTAGATGAAGACATGGCTACAGTAAATACTTTGACAGAAGTATTAAAAGCCAAAGGTTATGTAGTAATGGAATCGGATGGTAAGGAATTGGTCGAAAAAGCATTGGCCAATCCGCCTGATATCATGATCATTAATTCCCTGATGTCTACACAAAAGGACAGCCTGCATGCTTTGCGATTTGAAAAAGGAATGGAAAATGTTTTATTTCTCCTATATCAATAG
- a CDS encoding aconitate hydratase, whose amino-acid sequence MIEEVYKAFPGKVENIRKALGRPLTLAEKILYTHLHADSPLQEYQRGEDYVFFAPDRVAMQDATAQMALLQFMLCGRNNTAVPSTVHCDHLIQAKFGAETDLKTALDKNSEVFDFLSSVSDRYGIGFWKPGAGIIHQIVLENYAFPGGLMIGTDSHTPNAGGLGMIAIGVGGADANDVMSGMPWELKMPKLIGVKLTGKLNGWTSPKDVILKVAGILTVEGGTDAIVEYFGEGAQSMSCTGKGTICNMGAEIGATTSTFGYDESMGRYLRATGRTVLADLADGIASELTGDAACYAEPGKYFDRVVEIDLSLLEPHINGPYTPDLAWPISRFAQAVKEKGYPAKLEVGLIGSCTNSSYEDLDRAASIARQAKSKKLKAKSEFTITPGSEQIRYTVERDGILHAFEEIGGVVLANACGPCIGQWARHTDDPNRKNSILTSFNRNFSKRNDGNVNTHAFVASPEIVTAMAIAGTLTFNPLEDTLINEDGQAVKLDPPTGDELPTKGFEVKDAGYQAPSADGGTVSIVVKEGSDRLQLLTPFKPITNDQVQNMRVLIKAKGKCTTDHISMAGPWLKYRGHLENISNNCLIGAINEFNGEANRVLNFQTNEYMSVPDSARTYQKAGVGTVVFGEYNYGEGSSREHAAMEPRYLGVKAVIVKSFARIHQTNLKKQGMLALTFIDHADYEKIRQDDVVDIVGFDDFAPGQNLTVVLNHADGTEDRFEVEQNYNEAQIDWVREGSALNKIRRELGVS is encoded by the coding sequence ATGATAGAGGAAGTATACAAAGCCTTCCCGGGCAAAGTTGAAAATATTCGTAAAGCACTAGGTCGGCCATTGACCCTGGCTGAAAAGATATTATATACGCATTTGCACGCAGATTCTCCCCTGCAAGAATATCAGCGGGGCGAAGATTATGTGTTTTTTGCCCCTGATAGGGTAGCGATGCAGGATGCAACCGCCCAGATGGCCCTTTTACAGTTTATGTTGTGCGGTCGAAATAATACCGCCGTACCGTCCACTGTACATTGTGATCATTTGATTCAAGCAAAATTTGGCGCTGAGACAGATCTAAAGACTGCATTGGACAAAAATTCAGAAGTATTTGATTTTTTAAGTTCTGTATCGGACAGATATGGTATCGGCTTTTGGAAGCCTGGTGCCGGGATCATCCATCAGATTGTCCTTGAAAACTATGCTTTCCCGGGAGGGTTGATGATTGGTACTGACTCTCATACTCCGAATGCAGGTGGTCTTGGTATGATCGCTATCGGTGTAGGAGGAGCAGATGCCAATGATGTCATGTCAGGGATGCCCTGGGAGCTCAAAATGCCCAAGCTTATTGGGGTAAAGCTTACCGGTAAGCTCAATGGATGGACTTCTCCAAAGGATGTGATATTAAAGGTAGCGGGCATACTAACTGTAGAGGGAGGTACTGATGCCATCGTTGAATATTTTGGCGAGGGTGCTCAGTCCATGTCATGCACTGGCAAGGGTACCATCTGCAATATGGGGGCTGAGATAGGAGCGACTACTTCGACTTTTGGTTATGATGAGTCTATGGGAAGATACCTCCGTGCCACCGGGAGGACAGTGCTCGCAGACCTGGCGGATGGCATTGCTTCTGAGCTTACGGGAGATGCTGCTTGTTATGCCGAACCGGGTAAATATTTTGATAGAGTTGTTGAGATAGATCTTTCGTTGCTCGAGCCCCATATCAATGGACCGTATACCCCTGATCTGGCATGGCCTATTTCGCGATTTGCGCAGGCTGTAAAAGAAAAAGGGTACCCAGCAAAGCTGGAGGTCGGCCTCATTGGGTCATGTACCAACTCATCATATGAAGACCTTGATAGGGCAGCTTCTATCGCCAGGCAAGCAAAGTCTAAAAAATTAAAAGCCAAGTCTGAATTCACCATTACTCCAGGTTCTGAGCAGATCAGATACACTGTAGAGCGCGATGGCATTCTGCATGCTTTCGAGGAGATTGGGGGCGTGGTCCTGGCAAATGCTTGTGGACCTTGCATCGGTCAATGGGCGAGACATACGGACGATCCAAACAGGAAAAACTCTATTCTCACCTCATTTAACCGGAATTTTTCGAAGAGAAATGATGGCAATGTCAATACTCATGCATTTGTAGCGTCTCCTGAGATCGTCACTGCAATGGCCATCGCAGGCACGCTTACTTTTAACCCATTGGAGGATACTTTGATCAATGAAGATGGTCAGGCAGTCAAGCTCGATCCTCCTACCGGTGATGAATTACCCACAAAAGGATTTGAAGTTAAAGATGCTGGTTACCAGGCTCCGTCTGCAGATGGTGGCACCGTGTCCATAGTAGTCAAAGAAGGAAGTGATCGACTACAATTATTAACTCCATTCAAACCGATCACCAATGACCAGGTACAAAATATGCGGGTCTTGATTAAAGCCAAAGGCAAGTGCACGACCGACCACATTTCTATGGCAGGTCCGTGGCTCAAGTATCGTGGACATTTGGAAAATATCTCTAACAATTGTCTGATCGGCGCGATCAATGAATTTAATGGCGAAGCCAATAGAGTACTCAATTTTCAGACCAATGAATACATGTCAGTACCTGATTCTGCACGCACTTATCAAAAAGCAGGTGTCGGCACAGTGGTGTTTGGAGAGTATAACTATGGTGAAGGATCATCACGGGAGCATGCAGCGATGGAACCACGATACCTGGGGGTCAAAGCAGTGATCGTCAAATCTTTTGCCAGAATTCATCAGACCAACCTTAAAAAACAAGGTATGCTGGCCCTGACATTTATTGATCATGCGGATTATGAAAAGATCCGACAAGACGATGTAGTAGATATTGTAGGATTTGATGATTTTGCACCCGGACAGAATCTTACTGTCGTGTTGAATCATGCAGACGGCACTGAAGATAGATTTGAAGTAGAGCAAAACTACAATGAAGCGCAGATAGATTGGGTACGAGAGGGTAGTGCTTTGAATAAGATCCGAAGAGAACTGGGGGTGAGTTAG
- a CDS encoding quinone-dependent dihydroorotate dehydrogenase yields MWQYIIKPLLFLLNPERAHHLTLGLFKIMCRIPGVSAIIKSIFNPNYKGDPIQLFGLTFHHPVGLAAGLDKDGQYIKELALLGFSHIEIGTVTPGPQDGNPRPRLFRLPKDQALINRMGFNNEGAAAMAQRLKALPKIPKLILGINIGKNKDTPLELAHEDYLSCFETLYPYADYFTINISSPNTPGLRGLQEKEPLIKLLSAIRVANSKKAIPRPVLVKIAPDLDDLQLAEIKNIIIEQCMDGLIMGNTTLDRSNLNTSSAILDQIGPGGLSGLPVFEKSNNRLSALSALPGAIPLVGVGGILDSKSAQEKLSRGASLVQVYTGFIYTGPGIVKKICNAF; encoded by the coding sequence ATGTGGCAGTACATTATCAAACCATTACTCTTTTTATTAAATCCTGAGCGAGCACACCATCTCACACTGGGTCTTTTTAAGATCATGTGTCGAATACCCGGGGTCAGCGCTATCATAAAATCCATCTTCAACCCCAATTATAAGGGAGATCCGATCCAGCTGTTTGGGCTCACTTTTCATCATCCGGTAGGCTTGGCAGCAGGGCTGGACAAGGATGGTCAATATATAAAGGAGCTGGCTTTGTTAGGGTTTTCTCACATAGAGATTGGTACGGTCACTCCGGGGCCTCAAGACGGCAATCCCAGGCCCCGGTTATTCAGGCTGCCCAAAGATCAAGCTTTGATCAATCGTATGGGATTTAACAATGAAGGAGCCGCTGCTATGGCGCAAAGGTTAAAAGCACTACCAAAAATACCCAAGCTGATCCTTGGTATCAATATCGGAAAAAACAAGGATACTCCCCTGGAGCTGGCCCATGAAGATTACCTAAGCTGTTTCGAGACTTTGTACCCATACGCGGATTATTTTACCATCAATATCAGTTCGCCAAATACCCCTGGACTGAGGGGTTTACAGGAAAAGGAACCTCTTATAAAATTATTATCTGCGATCCGGGTTGCCAATTCGAAAAAGGCTATACCTCGTCCGGTCCTGGTCAAGATAGCTCCCGACCTTGACGATTTGCAATTGGCTGAAATAAAAAACATCATCATCGAGCAATGCATGGATGGCCTCATCATGGGCAATACGACATTAGATAGATCAAACCTGAACACTTCGAGTGCTATATTGGATCAAATTGGGCCGGGTGGATTGAGCGGGCTGCCGGTCTTTGAAAAGTCCAATAACAGGCTCTCAGCGCTGTCCGCTTTGCCCGGGGCTATACCTTTAGTTGGAGTCGGAGGTATCCTGGATAGTAAAAGTGCCCAAGAAAAACTATCCCGGGGTGCCAGCCTGGTGCAAGTCTATACCGGCTTTATCTATACCGGGCCGGGTATAGTAAAAAAAATCTGCAATGCCTTTTGA
- a CDS encoding sensor histidine kinase: MRLFFSCICILSYTITIAQLLDLTRSVPYASVFSETDDFDSSYLTQLEKIYYGDLPDTIRMAVGNDLAYYWHTRNLDKANILAHQVLSFANLKHSEFWAGRLQVTLGAILLRQEKLDSAYAMLETAKTKLQRNDWSLLLTQLGYVYERKGELSIAAEYALEGLKLGDSTQDLKTQAMALSDLSNLFWKQSKFEQGLQYGLQSEALFKQRGLEDMDYSFTLYVIGNNYMYLHDYPNAEKYFSLALAQSDRYQFYNNLADIYIALCELYTMKRDFEIAAIQSKKAIQFSTLLDNHFMLMRSWLSLAKVQNLMHQPDASIKSINTCLQIATVNFGDEFFLNQAYKELSIAFASKGQYKEAYEAFKQFDTLKDSVFTIESDQRVSKLQTEFEVAQKESTIKTQQVAIAQQKRFQILLYGALSLLGVILTILYRNYRIKRILNAKLESVNNHLEQKNIQLDDRNSENELLLKEIHHRVKNNLEIVSGLLELQAAQSDSPSAQAVMQASQNRVQSMGIIHQKLYQKENLATIEMKDYFAHLAESILDTFNATDRIKINCDMAPMELDVDVAIPMGLIANELITNSLKYAFDSGPGQMVIGIQPAPKSDRNNSFEWVFFVVDNGKGFTQNDKPQGTGFGTNLIHLLVKQLEGRLEYELTHGSKVLLYFNT; this comes from the coding sequence ATGAGACTATTTTTCTCCTGTATTTGTATTTTATCCTACACCATCACTATTGCGCAGCTGCTTGATTTGACAAGATCAGTACCATATGCATCTGTATTCTCTGAGACCGATGATTTTGATTCATCTTATTTGACCCAATTAGAAAAAATATACTACGGGGATCTGCCAGATACAATCAGAATGGCGGTTGGCAATGATCTTGCTTATTATTGGCATACTCGTAACCTTGACAAAGCCAATATCCTTGCTCATCAAGTTTTGTCTTTTGCCAATTTAAAGCACAGTGAATTTTGGGCAGGTCGACTCCAGGTAACGTTAGGCGCAATCTTATTGAGGCAGGAAAAATTGGACTCCGCTTATGCCATGCTGGAAACTGCCAAAACAAAACTTCAAAGAAACGATTGGTCTTTATTGCTGACTCAACTTGGATATGTCTATGAGCGTAAAGGGGAGTTGAGTATAGCGGCAGAGTATGCTCTGGAAGGTTTAAAGCTCGGTGATTCTACTCAAGATCTAAAGACCCAGGCAATGGCGCTCAGTGATCTTAGCAATTTATTCTGGAAACAATCAAAGTTTGAACAAGGTCTTCAATATGGGCTGCAATCCGAAGCACTGTTTAAACAGCGAGGTTTAGAAGATATGGATTATAGTTTTACACTCTATGTGATTGGCAATAATTATATGTATCTCCATGATTATCCTAATGCGGAAAAATATTTTTCACTTGCGTTAGCTCAAAGTGACCGATATCAGTTTTATAATAACCTGGCAGACATTTATATAGCTCTATGCGAATTGTATACCATGAAAAGAGACTTTGAAATTGCTGCAATTCAATCCAAAAAGGCGATTCAATTTTCTACATTACTGGATAACCATTTTATGCTTATGAGATCATGGCTTTCCCTGGCCAAAGTTCAGAATCTTATGCATCAGCCTGATGCATCCATTAAAAGCATAAATACTTGTCTGCAAATAGCTACTGTTAATTTTGGAGATGAATTTTTTTTAAATCAGGCCTATAAGGAGTTGAGTATCGCTTTTGCGAGTAAAGGGCAGTATAAAGAGGCCTACGAAGCTTTCAAACAATTTGATACTCTAAAAGATAGTGTATTTACAATAGAATCTGACCAAAGAGTATCAAAACTCCAAACTGAATTCGAGGTGGCTCAAAAAGAGAGTACTATCAAAACACAGCAGGTAGCGATAGCACAGCAGAAACGATTTCAAATATTGCTTTACGGTGCATTAAGTTTATTAGGTGTGATTTTAACTATCCTGTATCGAAACTACCGAATCAAAAGAATTTTAAATGCAAAATTGGAATCGGTCAACAACCATCTTGAACAAAAGAACATTCAGTTAGATGATCGCAATTCTGAAAACGAACTGCTTTTAAAAGAGATACATCATCGGGTGAAGAACAATCTCGAAATCGTATCCGGTCTGCTGGAACTTCAAGCTGCGCAATCTGATTCTCCTTCTGCGCAGGCGGTGATGCAAGCAAGTCAAAACAGGGTGCAGTCAATGGGTATTATTCATCAAAAATTATATCAAAAGGAAAATTTAGCGACCATTGAAATGAAAGATTATTTTGCTCATCTCGCGGAGAGCATTCTTGACACTTTTAATGCAACTGACCGTATTAAAATCAACTGTGACATGGCTCCCATGGAATTAGATGTAGATGTTGCAATACCTATGGGATTGATAGCCAATGAGTTAATAACGAATTCTCTCAAGTATGCATTTGATTCCGGGCCTGGACAGATGGTTATTGGGATACAACCTGCCCCAAAGTCCGACCGAAATAATTCCTTTGAATGGGTTTTCTTTGTTGTGGATAATGGGAAGGGCTTCACTCAGAATGATAAACCTCAAGGCACAGGATTTGGTACAAATCTGATACATTTACTAGTGAAACAATTGGAGGGTAGATTGGAGTATGAACTGACCCATGGCTCTAAAGTTTTGCTTTACTTTAATACTTAA